The following coding sequences lie in one Polyodon spathula isolate WHYD16114869_AA chromosome 37, ASM1765450v1, whole genome shotgun sequence genomic window:
- the LOC121304123 gene encoding creatine kinase U-type, mitochondrial-like, with protein sequence MASTFTRVLSRKRIVGILSLAGAGSLVTGYLINKDKVHASVKSSRRMYPASAEYPDLRKHNNCMASHLTPAIYAALIDKATPSGFTLDQCIQTGVDNPGHPFIKTVGMVAGDEESYQVFAELFNPVIKERHNGYDPQIMRHPTDLDASKIRSGVFDERYVLSSRVRTGRSIRGLALPPACTRAERREVERVVADALSGLKDDLLGRYYSLTEMTEEEQQQLIDDHFLFDKPVSPLLTCSGMARDWPDARGIWHNNEKTFLVWVNEEDHTRVISMEKGGNMKRVFERFCKGLKEVERLIKEKGWEFMWNERLGYVLTCPSNLGTGLRAGVHINLPRLSKDPRFSKILDNLRLQKRGTGGVDTAAVGSTFDISNLDRLGKSEVELVQTVIDGVNYLIECEKRLEKGQDIKIPPAPGQIK encoded by the exons ATGGCAAGCACCTTCACTCGGGTTTTGTCAAGGAAGAGGATCGTGGGTATCCTGTCGTTGGCTGGAGCTGGGTCCTTAGTAACGGGCTACCTGATCAACAAGGACAAGGTCCATGCTTCAGTAAAATCCAGTAGGAGAATGTACCCGGCAAG TGCTGAGTACCCTGACTTGAGGAAGCACAACAACTGTATGGCCAGTCACTTGACCCCAGCTATCTACGCAGCGCTCATTGACAAAGCCACCCCCAGTGGCTTCACCCTGGACCAGTGCATCCAGACCGGGGTGGACAACCCCGGCCACCCATTCATTAAGACCGTTGGCATGGTAGCTGGGGATGAGGAGTCCTACCAG GTATTTGCTGAATTATTTAACCCTGTCATTAAGGAGAGGCACAACGGTTATGACCCCCAGATTATGAGACACCCCACTGACCTAGACGCCAGTAAG ATCCGGTCAGGGGTTTTCGACGAGCGCTATGTGCTGTCTTCACGGGTGCGGACGGGCCGCAGCATTCGGGGGCTCGCCCTGCCCCCTGCCTGCACCCGTGCGGAGCGCCGGGAGGTGGAGCGAGTGGTGGCGGACGCACTGAGCGGGCTGAAGGATGACCTGCTGGGGCGCTACTACAGCCTGACAGAGATGACAGAGGAGGAACAGCAACAGCTCATCGAT GATCACTTTCTGTTTGATAAGCCCGTCTCTCCGCTGCTGACGTGCTCAGGGATGGCTCGTGACTGGCCCGATGCCAGGGGGATCTG GCACAACAATGAGAAGACCTTCTTGGTCTGGGTGAACGAGGAGGACCACACCCGCGTCATCTCCATGGAGAAGGGGGGCAACATGAAGAGGGTGTTTGAGCGCTTCTGCAAGGGGCTCAAGGAG GTGGAGAGGCTGATCAAGGAGAAAGGCTGGGAGTTCATGTGGAATGAAAGGCTGGGCTATGTCCTGACCTGCCCCTCCAATCTGGGGACAGGGCTGAGGGCTGGCGTGCACATCAACCTGCCTCGGCTCAGCAAG GATCCACGCTTCTCCAAGATCCTTGACAACCTGCGTCTGCAGAAACGCGGCACGGGAGGCGTGGACACCGCGGCTGTCGGCAGCACCTTTGACATCTCAAACCTTGACCGTCTCGGCAAGTCTGAA GTGGAGCTGGTCCAAACCGTTATTGATGGAGTGAATTACCTGATTGAGTGTGAGAAGAGACTGGAAAAGGGGCAAGACATCAAGATCCCTCCAGCCCCAGGCCAGATCAAGTAG
- the LOC121304429 gene encoding stereocilin-like → MIESLSNATLASILEHITKHFPDFLTLPPHKQSILAEKARLILGVPAEGGISGVSMDLLGPLLPFLDLGVLGAVHREALLLRLDEVKGYCLPRDALQEIGQLLTERGMLGETSGWTLAQMEHAGRLLFTLSPQDVHRLPTVVVSPDSVEQVLDAERRWKGSEVGRACMTMDREREKKESLVARIVHGGGKNKKDLSPSCSDIKGTFPAAWSAAQLSGMLEPELRECVETLGQDRELSLEQRRAVWARFKQIYGPVKSMRAEQILQLGCIVTQLSERELQELDLSNLGILAYLGGMEEWSPKQMRVAVLRFLRRSGQTVERLGVTELASLGFLLCGMTPSEMSRLDPRTLSAAALFLGELPLRCSELQSETLATRLMTTQAFGPVSEWGPEVFTEIGTLAAGLPDMVLSSLVREQLEGLTPAAIALVSPSKLAVVLSTAQLSWMTPEQAGAVTPAQWAELSSDQSQAVAMAQYEGELIQDPRGRNLALTQPSPDSTAVWLLALGSILCALV, encoded by the exons ATGATTGAGAGCCTGTCCAATGCTACGCTGGCATCCATCCTAGAGCACATCACCAAACACTTCCCTGATTTCTTGACGCTGCCACCGCACAAGCAGAGCATCCTGGCAGAGAAGGCCCGGCTCATTCTG GGTGTCCCCGCAGAGGGAGGGATCTCCGGGGTCTCTATGGACCTGCTGGGGCCCCTCCTCCCTTTCCTGGACTTGGGTGTTCTGGGGGCGGTGCACCGTGAGGCCCTGCTGCTGCGCCTGGATGAGGTGAAGGGGTACTGCCTGCCGCGGGACGCCCTGCAAGAGATTGGGCAGCTCCTGACGGAGAGGGGCATGCTGGG AGAGACGTCAGGTTGGACACTGGCACAGATGGAGCATGCTGGGAGACTGCTGTTCACACTGTCTCCTCAGGACGTACACAGACTGCCCACG gTTGTGGTGAGCCCTGACTCTGTGGAGCAGGTTTTGGATGCTGAGCGGCGCTGGAAGGGCAGTGAGGTGGGCCGGGCCTGCATGACgatggacagagagagagaaaagaaggaGAGTCTGGTCGCCAGGATCGTCCACGGGGGAGGGAAGAACAAGAAAG ATCTCAGTCCAAGCTGTTCGGATATCAAGGGGACGTTCCCAGCAGCCTGGAGCGCGGCTCAGCTGTCGGGAATGTTGGAGCCGGAGCTGAGGGAGTGTGTGGAGACACTAGGGCAGGACCGGGAGCTGAGCTTGGAGCAGCGAAGGGCAGTGTGGGCCAGGTTCAAACAG ATTTACGGCCCAGTCAAATCCATGAGGGCCGAACAGATCCTCCAACTCGGCTGCATAGTTACCCAGCTGAGTGAGAGGGAGCTGCAGGAGCTGGACCTGTCAAACCTGGGGATCCTGGCTTACCTGGGAGGGATGGAGGAATGGAGCCCTAAACAG ATGAGAGTGGCAGTGCTGCGCTTCCTGCGGCGCAGTGGCCAGACGGTCGAACGACTGGGTGTGACCGAGCTGGCCTCTCTCGGGTTCCTGCTCTGCGGAATGACCCCGTCTGAAATGAGCAGACTCGACCCCAGGACTCTCAG TGCGGCGGCCCTGTTCCTAGGAGAGCTGCCCCTGCGTTGCTCGGAGCTGCAGTCCGAGACTCTGGCTACAAGGCTCATGACCACACAAGCCTTCGGACCGGTCAGCGAGTGGGGCCCAGAGGTCTTCACTGAAATTGGGACCCTTGCAG CTGGTTTACCGGACATGGTGCTATCCTCCCTGGTCAGAGAGCAGCTGGAGGGACTGACCCCAGCAGCCATTGCACTCGTCAGCCCTAGCAAACTGGCA gtgGTGTTGAGCACGGCTCAACTGTCCTGGATGACCCCCGAGCAGGCAGGAGCAGTGACCCCTGCGCAGTGGGCGGAGCTCAGCAGTGATCAGAGCCAGGCTGTTGCCATGGCGCAGTACGAGGGAGAGCTAATACAGGATCCCCGGG ggaggAACTTGGCCCTCACCCAACCCTCACCTGACAGCACTGCAGTGTGGCTCCTGGCTCTGGGATCTATTCTGTGTGCTCTGGTGTGA